One region of Demequina sp. TMPB413 genomic DNA includes:
- a CDS encoding MMPL family transporter has translation MKSRAWLRPVLVVVGIAIWLAVGGVGGQTFGVLSSVQENENSAFLPSSAESTQAAQAHAEFVPSDAVPGLFVIEGIGPERSAEVQAFVDEVVADPLEGDEDGRTVGDVLASEPQVVPAEDGEAMLVIFDVDAALFGETSGEATVGELFAETVRGTWAEQEIDADGYLTGAVGLVADLVAAFAGIDGILLVVALLVVLVILLIVYRSPVLPLLVLTTAMIALSAAIVLVYALAKADVITLNGQSQGIMFILVVGATTDYALLLVARYREELLHRASPYDAMWVAWRRSFAAIAASAGTVIAGLLVLLLSDLKSNASLGPAGAIGIASAFLAALTLLPALLLIGGKHARGVFWPARPRYLGDDDEDATTVEAVESRSGVWGRVSRAVDARPRQVWIGAGALLLVMAAGLTQLEADGLGDRDVFLTTTESVEGFDLLEEHFAAGATAPVRIIVDEADAESVLAAVEGVEGVQDAYLLTPAVIEGAPGGTVPEPPVVVDGRVEIDAVTEASSTARAAQDVVAQIRDVVHPLSEGALVGGSAAESLDTRLTTDRDIKVIIPVILVVIFVVLALLLRSLVAPAIIVLANILSFAAALGVSALVFTHVFGFPGMDPGTPLLGFVFLVALGVDYSIFLMSRAREEALVHGTSQGVRRALAVTGGVITSAGIVLAATFAALGVLPLIFLAQIAFIVGFGVLVDTFVVRSLLVPGLVSDIGKASWWPWAGAFRN, from the coding sequence ATGAAGAGTCGCGCCTGGTTGAGACCAGTTTTGGTTGTTGTGGGAATCGCCATCTGGCTGGCGGTCGGGGGCGTAGGAGGGCAAACCTTCGGCGTGCTCAGCTCGGTGCAGGAGAACGAAAACTCCGCGTTCCTGCCGTCATCAGCCGAATCGACTCAAGCGGCCCAGGCCCATGCCGAATTTGTGCCGTCGGACGCGGTGCCAGGCCTATTCGTCATCGAGGGGATAGGCCCCGAGCGTTCTGCTGAGGTGCAAGCCTTCGTTGACGAGGTGGTCGCCGATCCGCTGGAGGGCGATGAAGACGGCCGCACCGTCGGCGACGTGCTGGCGTCTGAACCCCAAGTGGTGCCTGCAGAGGACGGCGAGGCGATGCTCGTCATTTTCGATGTGGACGCCGCACTGTTCGGCGAGACGTCAGGCGAGGCGACCGTCGGCGAGTTGTTTGCCGAGACTGTTCGCGGGACGTGGGCAGAGCAAGAAATCGACGCCGACGGCTATTTGACTGGCGCTGTTGGCCTGGTCGCCGACCTGGTGGCGGCCTTTGCGGGAATCGACGGGATCCTGCTGGTCGTCGCTCTGCTAGTCGTCTTGGTCATCTTGCTGATCGTGTACCGCAGCCCCGTGCTGCCGCTGCTGGTTCTCACGACCGCAATGATCGCCCTGTCCGCCGCCATCGTGCTCGTCTACGCACTGGCGAAGGCCGACGTCATCACGCTGAACGGCCAGTCGCAAGGAATCATGTTCATCTTGGTCGTCGGTGCGACAACCGACTACGCGTTGTTGCTGGTCGCTCGCTATCGGGAGGAACTACTGCACCGGGCGAGCCCCTATGATGCGATGTGGGTGGCCTGGCGCAGGTCCTTCGCAGCGATTGCGGCCTCGGCAGGGACAGTGATCGCGGGGCTGCTCGTGCTGCTGCTGTCCGACCTCAAATCGAACGCCTCACTCGGCCCCGCGGGTGCGATCGGTATCGCGAGTGCGTTCCTCGCAGCGCTCACGCTGCTTCCTGCGTTGCTCCTCATCGGCGGCAAGCACGCACGCGGCGTGTTCTGGCCCGCTCGCCCTCGCTACCTTGGGGATGACGACGAGGACGCCACCACGGTTGAGGCGGTCGAGAGTCGTTCGGGCGTGTGGGGCCGCGTGTCCCGCGCAGTTGACGCTCGTCCACGCCAGGTCTGGATCGGCGCGGGCGCGCTGTTGCTCGTGATGGCAGCCGGATTGACGCAACTCGAGGCCGATGGCCTCGGCGACCGCGACGTCTTCCTCACCACCACAGAGTCCGTCGAGGGTTTCGACTTGCTGGAGGAGCACTTCGCCGCAGGGGCCACCGCGCCCGTGAGGATCATCGTGGACGAGGCGGACGCTGAGTCCGTACTGGCAGCCGTCGAGGGCGTCGAAGGCGTGCAAGACGCATACCTGCTGACGCCTGCAGTCATTGAGGGCGCGCCTGGTGGCACGGTTCCTGAGCCTCCCGTGGTGGTCGATGGTCGCGTCGAGATCGATGCGGTCACAGAGGCGTCGTCGACCGCTCGCGCTGCGCAAGACGTGGTGGCGCAGATTCGGGACGTCGTTCACCCGCTGTCCGAAGGGGCCCTCGTGGGCGGATCGGCGGCCGAGTCGCTCGATACGCGCCTGACAACAGACCGCGACATCAAGGTCATCATCCCCGTCATTCTCGTTGTCATCTTTGTGGTGCTCGCGCTCCTCTTGCGATCGTTGGTGGCGCCCGCCATCATCGTGCTGGCCAACATCCTGTCGTTCGCCGCTGCGCTCGGTGTGTCCGCGCTCGTGTTCACGCATGTGTTCGGCTTCCCAGGGATGGATCCTGGCACGCCGTTGCTTGGCTTCGTGTTCCTCGTGGCGCTCGGTGTCGACTACTCCATCTTCTTGATGTCTCGCGCAAGGGAAGAGGCTCTTGTGCACGGAACGAGCCAAGGCGTCAGGCGCGCTCTTGCGGTGACGGGAGGCGTGATCACCTCGGCAGGCATCGTGCTGGCGGCGACATTCGCGGCTCTCGGCGTCTTGCCACTCATCTTCCTGGCGCAGATCGCGTTCATCGTCGGCTTTGGCGTACTGGTCGACACGTTTGTGGTGCGTTCCCTGCTGGTGCCTGGGCTCGTCTCCGACATCGGCAAGGCCTCCTGGTGGCCCTGGGCAGGCGCCTTTCGCAACTGA
- a CDS encoding TIGR01777 family oxidoreductase, protein MRVIISGSSGLIGTALTNSLRADGHTVIPLVRREARREIESSWDPAAHQIDFDVIASADVVVNLAGASIGGKRLTDSYKRVVKQSRLDSTATIAGAIAAANPAVLLLQGSSMGYYGDRGTTRLTEDLPPGDGFLAEVSRDWEAAAAPAVEAGAKVAYLRTGLVLAGHGGFAERLIPLVKRSLLRSLGSSDALQSWISLDDEVRAMRLLMDKRHEGPANLVAPKPATMAQIIGALAHAFGSHRGFTVPSWALRVVVGEAADDLLSSQAGVPGALTSLDFEWSHPTLEAVARYVAEDAR, encoded by the coding sequence GTGCGCGTCATCATTTCGGGTTCGTCAGGGCTGATCGGAACAGCCCTGACGAACTCGTTGCGCGCCGACGGCCACACGGTCATCCCGCTCGTTCGACGCGAGGCTCGTCGTGAGATCGAATCGTCGTGGGATCCCGCTGCGCACCAGATCGACTTTGACGTGATCGCCTCTGCTGATGTGGTCGTCAACCTTGCCGGCGCATCCATCGGCGGCAAGCGGCTCACAGACAGCTACAAACGCGTCGTCAAGCAATCGCGTCTCGACTCGACGGCCACGATCGCTGGCGCCATTGCGGCGGCCAATCCTGCCGTGTTGCTGCTTCAGGGCTCGTCGATGGGCTACTACGGCGATCGAGGAACAACTCGACTCACGGAGGACCTCCCCCCAGGGGATGGCTTCCTCGCCGAGGTGAGTCGGGACTGGGAAGCGGCGGCGGCTCCCGCCGTCGAGGCTGGCGCGAAGGTGGCGTATCTGCGTACCGGTCTGGTACTTGCGGGCCATGGAGGCTTCGCCGAGCGGCTCATTCCTCTGGTCAAGCGCAGTCTGTTGAGGTCGCTCGGCAGCAGCGATGCGCTGCAGTCATGGATCTCCTTGGACGACGAGGTCCGCGCCATGCGCCTCCTCATGGACAAGCGCCATGAAGGCCCGGCCAACCTGGTCGCGCCGAAGCCCGCCACGATGGCTCAGATCATCGGTGCGCTGGCGCATGCTTTTGGCTCGCACCGGGGTTTCACTGTCCCGTCGTGGGCACTTCGCGTCGTGGTCGGCGAGGCCGCCGATGACTTGCTCTCATCGCAGGCCGGAGTGCCAGGCGCCCTCACGTCGCTCGACTTTGAGTGGTCGCATCCCACTCTTGAGGCGGTCGCTCGCTATGTGGCGGAAGACGCGCGGTAG
- the sucB gene encoding 2-oxoglutarate dehydrogenase, E2 component, dihydrolipoamide succinyltransferase, translating into MSTDVTLPALGESVTEGTVTRWLKSVGDTVAVDEPLLEVSTDKVDTEIPSPVAGTLLEILVNEDDTVEVGTVLARLGDADEQGSAPAAPEQSAPEQEQAPSQPAAPAAEQAPAQQQAAPEPAPAAPQQTAPEPPSAPPAAPSSPPGASPATPAPSAETPAASSAPAEPQAQASSDDATDITLPALGESVTEGTVTRWLKAVGDEIAVDEPILEVSTDKVDTEIPSPAAGTLLEILVGEDETVEVGTVLAKVGSGAPASAPAAQEQPAAQESAPAEAPATQAPQPEPSPEPAPAPPAAPAQQEAPAAPAAQAPTPQPESAPAPQSTSGGDGDSTAGGASGYVTPIVRKLAAERGVDLARVEGTGVGGRIRKEDVLSAQPAAPEKPAEQAPAPQGNQEAPAPAAAPAAPSGEQKPSLRGTTVKMTRIRKITAEKMLESLHGMAQLTTVVEVDCSAIWALRAKSKTAFEEKHGAKLTFLPFFTKAVADALVEHPNLNASVDGDSIVYHGEVNLSLAVDTEKGLMLPTLRNAEDKSIAAHAQQIADLAGRARSGGLKADEISGGTFSVTNTGSGGTLLDTPIVPSPQVGILATTIIEKRVVVSKGANGEDVLSIKPMCYLPLSYDHRIVDGADAARFLQTVKGLIESGDFASSLEL; encoded by the coding sequence ATGAGCACCGACGTCACCCTCCCAGCGCTCGGAGAGTCCGTTACAGAAGGCACCGTGACCCGCTGGCTGAAGTCAGTAGGGGACACAGTGGCTGTTGACGAGCCCCTCCTCGAGGTGTCTACCGACAAGGTCGACACCGAGATCCCCTCGCCCGTCGCTGGCACCCTGCTCGAGATCCTCGTGAACGAAGACGACACCGTCGAGGTGGGCACCGTACTCGCGCGCCTAGGCGACGCGGATGAGCAGGGTTCGGCTCCCGCCGCGCCTGAGCAGTCTGCCCCCGAGCAAGAGCAGGCGCCTTCCCAGCCAGCTGCTCCCGCCGCGGAACAGGCGCCAGCGCAGCAGCAGGCAGCGCCAGAACCTGCTCCCGCCGCACCGCAACAAACTGCCCCAGAGCCGCCGTCTGCGCCTCCTGCGGCGCCGTCGTCACCGCCCGGTGCGTCGCCGGCAACTCCCGCTCCCAGCGCGGAGACACCTGCGGCGTCGAGCGCTCCCGCGGAGCCACAGGCACAGGCGTCGTCCGACGATGCGACTGACATCACGTTGCCCGCGCTAGGCGAGTCTGTGACAGAGGGAACTGTCACGAGGTGGCTCAAGGCCGTTGGTGACGAGATTGCCGTCGACGAGCCCATCCTCGAGGTCTCGACCGACAAGGTCGACACCGAGATTCCGTCCCCCGCCGCAGGCACTCTGCTCGAGATCCTCGTCGGCGAAGACGAGACCGTCGAGGTCGGCACCGTACTGGCCAAGGTCGGCTCCGGCGCACCTGCGTCGGCTCCCGCCGCCCAAGAGCAGCCCGCCGCCCAAGAGTCCGCTCCTGCCGAAGCGCCTGCGACGCAGGCACCTCAGCCAGAGCCGTCCCCAGAGCCAGCGCCAGCACCTCCCGCCGCGCCAGCGCAGCAAGAGGCTCCCGCCGCGCCAGCGGCACAGGCCCCTACCCCGCAGCCTGAGTCTGCGCCCGCACCACAGAGCACGTCGGGCGGAGACGGTGACTCGACGGCCGGCGGCGCGTCTGGCTACGTCACCCCCATCGTGCGCAAACTTGCCGCTGAACGCGGCGTCGATCTCGCGCGCGTCGAGGGCACCGGCGTTGGTGGGCGCATTCGCAAGGAGGACGTGCTGTCAGCGCAGCCTGCTGCACCCGAGAAGCCAGCCGAGCAGGCTCCGGCTCCTCAGGGCAACCAAGAGGCGCCAGCACCTGCGGCGGCGCCTGCTGCACCCTCGGGTGAGCAGAAGCCCTCTTTGCGCGGGACCACGGTCAAGATGACCCGCATCCGCAAGATCACTGCGGAAAAGATGCTCGAGTCGCTTCACGGCATGGCACAACTGACCACCGTCGTCGAGGTCGATTGTTCGGCCATTTGGGCCTTGCGTGCCAAGAGCAAGACGGCGTTCGAGGAGAAGCACGGCGCGAAGCTCACCTTCCTGCCGTTCTTCACTAAGGCCGTTGCCGACGCCCTGGTCGAGCACCCCAACCTCAACGCTTCTGTTGACGGCGACTCGATCGTCTACCACGGCGAGGTCAATCTCTCGCTCGCGGTCGACACCGAGAAGGGCCTCATGTTGCCCACGCTGCGCAATGCAGAGGACAAGTCGATCGCGGCACACGCTCAGCAGATTGCGGACCTCGCTGGTCGCGCACGCTCGGGCGGCCTCAAGGCTGACGAGATCAGCGGCGGCACGTTCTCGGTAACCAACACCGGTTCCGGCGGGACGCTGCTCGACACACCCATTGTTCCGTCTCCGCAAGTGGGCATCCTGGCCACCACGATCATCGAAAAGCGAGTGGTGGTGAGCAAGGGCGCCAACGGCGAAGACGTGCTGTCCATCAAGCCGATGTGCTACTTGCCGCTCAGCTACGACCACCGCATCGTCGATGGCGCGGACGCGGCGCGCTTCCTCCAGACCGTCAAGGGACTCATCGAAAGCGGCGACTTCGCGTCTTCCCTCGAGCTGTAG